Proteins found in one Salvelinus alpinus chromosome 11, SLU_Salpinus.1, whole genome shotgun sequence genomic segment:
- the LOC139534099 gene encoding uncharacterized protein isoform X1 — MCVCVCVCRLNMNGPKRTWQQVKIKYKNILQNAVKKNTHRQGTGGGSPKADLTPAEDMALELNKGRPVLEGIPGGKETSIGSSQDATRFIQVSGSTVFLLEPPAQAPDDADPGEGPSAAATAHDGDDDEEETISLDSRRHEDPDAIQWENQPGNISSQAIRKLYGNHLRRQIELADIDIQYKKKKMENLALESEIKKRTIRKLDLEIKKLERELQEDDTAQNKN; from the exons atgtgtgtgtgtgtgtgtgtgtgtagattaaacatgaacgggccaaaacggacatggcagcaggtcaaaatcaaatacaagaacattctgcagaatg cagtgaaaaagaatacccacagacaaggcacgggtggtgggtcaccaaaggctgaccttaccccagcagaggacatggccttggagctaaataaaggcaggcccgtcttagaggggatccctggggggaaagagacgagcataggttcctcccaagatgccacccgcttcattcaag tgtctggcagcactgtgttcctgttagagccaccagcacaagcaccagacgatgctgatcca ggtgaaggccccagtgcagcagcaacagcacatgatggagacgatgatgaggaggagaccatctctctggattccagaaggcatgag gacccagatgctatacagtgggaaaaccagcctggcaacata agctcacaagctatcagaaagttgtatggcaaccacctccggcgccaaatagaactggcagacatagacattcagtacaagaagaaaaagatggaaaatcttgcactggagtccgaaataaaaaagaggacaattaggaaactggaccttgaaataaaaaaacttgagagggag ctccaagaagatgacacagctcaaaataaaaattag
- the LOC139534099 gene encoding putative nuclease HARBI1 isoform X2 produces the protein MSSSPSLATEDSVTSKRSSIGLQMVCNADCVISNVVAKWPGSVHDSRIFRASEIYQCLSQGEFSGVLLGDRGYGCQPFLLTPFTDPQEAQQAYNHAHARTRARVEMTFGLLKARFHCLHKLRVSPVRACDITVACAVLHNVACLRKERAPRVPPAMDWDNPAIFPDDDSGRLLRDQYVLNYFS, from the exons atgtcttcatctccttccctggccacagaagactctgtgacatcaaagaggagttctataggattgcag atggtctgcaatgctgactgtgtgatcagcaatgttgtggcaaaatggcctggctcggtccatgactccagaatctttcgggcctctgaaatctatcagtgcctatcacaag gtgaattctctggtgtgttgctgggagacagggggtatggctgccagccttttctcctgacacctttcacagacccccaggaagcacagcaggcctacaaccatgcccatgccaggaccagggccagagttgaaatgacctttggcctcctgaaggcacgctttcactgccttcacaaattaagggtcagccctgttagggcatgtgatattactgtggcttgtgctgtcctccacaatgtggcctgcctgaggaaggagagggcccccagagtgccaccagccatggactgggacaatccggcaatcttccctgatgacgacagtggtcggctgctgagggaccaatatgtgttgaattattttagttag